The following coding sequences are from one Lolium rigidum isolate FL_2022 chromosome 6, APGP_CSIRO_Lrig_0.1, whole genome shotgun sequence window:
- the LOC124666478 gene encoding glucan endo-1,3-beta-glucosidase, acidic isoform-like: MAGHRAAAYVFTVALALGVLASIPAAVQSIGVCYGVIGDGLPSASDVVQLYRSKGITGMRIYFPDSNALRALSGSGINLVIDTGNDQLRNLAASTSNAAAWVKANIQAYQGLTIRYITVGNEVAGSDTQFILPAMKNVNAALSAAGLGGIKVSTAVQSGVTQGFPPSKGTFSSSDGSHMPPIAQYLASTGAPLLANIYPYFAYKGTPSIDIKYALFTAPGTVVHDDGSGKDYQNLFDALVDTMYSALESAGAGRVPIVVSESGWPSAGDAAATTGNARTYNQNLINHVGNGTPKRPGRIETYIFAMFNENRKTGLETERHFGLFNSDKSPAYSINF, translated from the exons ATGGCAGGGCATCGCGCTGCTGCCTACGTGTTCACGGTGGCGCTGGCACTCGGCGTGCTCGCCTCCATTCCGGCAG CTGTCCAGTCCATCGGCGTGTGCTACGGCGTGATCGGCGACGGCCTGCCCTCGGCGAGCGACGTCGTGCAGCTCTACAGATCCAAGGGCATCACCGGCATGCGCATCTACTTCCCCGACAGCAACGCCCTCCGGGCACTGAGCGGCAGCGGCATCAACCTCGTTATCGACACGGGCAATGACCAGCTCCGCAACCTCGCCGCCAGCACCTCCAACGCAGCCGCCTGGGTCAAGGCCAACATTCAGGCCTACCAGGGCCTCACCATCAGGTATATCACGGTCGGCAACGAGGTGGCCGGCAGCGACACGCAGTTCATCCTCCCGGCTATGAAGAACGTCAACGCCGCGCTCTCCGCCGCAGGCCTCGGCGGCATCAAGGTGTCCACGGCGGTGCAGTCGGGCGTCACCCAAGGGTTCCCTCCGTCCAAGGGCACCTTCTCTAGCTCCGACGGCTCCCACATGCCGCCCATCGCGCAATACCTCGCCAGCACCGGCGCACCGCTGCTCGCCAACATATACCCCTACTTCGCCTACAAGGGCACGCCCAGCATCGACATCAAGTACGCCCTCTTCACCGCGCCGGGCACGGTGGTGCACGACGACGGCAGCGGCAAGGACTACCAGAACCTGTTCGACGCGCTCGTGGACACCATGTACTCCGCGCTCGAGAGCGCCGGGGCCGGGAGGGTCCCCATCGTGGTCTCCGAGAGCGGGTGGCCATCGGCCGGCGACGCGGCCGCGACCACGGGCAACGCGCGGACGTACAACCAGAACCTCATCAACCACGTCGGGAATGGGACGCCCAAGAGGCCCGGGAGGATCGAGACGTACATATTTGCCATGTTCAACGAGAACAGGAAGACCGGGCTTGAGACGGAGAGACACTTTGGGCTGTTCAACTCAGACAAATCGCCGGCCTACTCCATCAACTTCTAA